From Candidatus Baltobacteraceae bacterium:
CTGAGATTGGACAAGCCAGGAGTTTATCCTATCCGGGGCATGTTGTCCAGCCGCCCCGGTCGAAACGCCGAGGCCATGCTCGAAGGCTTTCCGCTCGTCACACGTTTTACGATCCCATTCTCGGACATCGACATGCTTCAACACGTGAACAACGTCGCGTACATCCGATGGTGTGAAATGGTACGCACCGAATACTATGCACGTGTCATGAACACGCCGATCACCGGCGAGCGTGGGATCATCCAGGCCAACATCAACTTCACATACGAACGGCAGCTGCGTTACCGGGAGGCGATCGCGGTGGGCGTTCGTATCTCGCGCATGGGTACGAAGTCGTTCGATTTCGGCTACGAAATCTGGAGCGAAACCTACGACGCGCGCGCCGCGCACGGCATTACGACCGTCGTTGCCTATGATTTCATCGGGCAGCACTCGATCGAAATTCCGGCCGCGTGGCGCGACGCGATCGACGACTTCGAACGGGGTCCGCAGCAGAGCTTTATCTAACCGAGAAACGCCGCGGCGGTGTTGAGCGTCCCGCTTCCGCCGCGCCAAAGCGCGTAGTGCAACGGTTGCTCGCTATTCATCGACGCCGCTCCGACCTCGCCGCGCGGGTTGAGCGCGATCGCGCAGTAC
This genomic window contains:
- a CDS encoding thioesterase family protein, which gives rise to MLEGFPLVTRFTIPFSDIDMLQHVNNVAYIRWCEMVRTEYYARVMNTPITGERGIIQANINFTYERQLRYREAIAVGVRISRMGTKSFDFGYEIWSETYDARAAHGITTVVAYDFIGQHSIEIPAAWRDAIDDFERGPQQSFI